In Drechmeria coniospora strain ARSEF 6962 chromosome 03, whole genome shotgun sequence, the DNA window GTACCCAAGCACCCGAATGTTCGAAGCACAGCAAGTAGACGCTCATCATGGCAGCTACTAGAATCTTCCACCACCAAGCCTCAATAGGCAGCGGTCGCCCGGAAAAGCGCCACGTTTCGTCAGCGCTTGTGAATTCGGCACTTTTGGGGTGGCCGTCCAAACGGTATCAGTACCTTCATAGTGGGCAAAATTAGCTGGCAGAGTGTTAGTACGTGTTAGTACTGCAGCTGCTGTAACCGACCAACTCGATATTACCTGTAATACTAGCTTGCTGCCGCAACATCCCTCCACCAACGGAGCCAGGCGAGGATGAgtcgccttcatcgtcgccttcatcgtcgccttcgtcgtcgttggtCACATGGAGCTGCGTTTTGTCTTTTTTTCTCTACACGAATGACAGCTACGCGGCAGCATTGACTTGGCTGTACGGATGAAGTACCGGATATTTCTCAATGTCAAAGGAAATATTTAATGATAATAGCCAATGTCTCTACTCCCTGCGCGCCTGAGCAGCCCATGTAGGAAGGCACGAGCACCCACCATCACGAATCGCGACAATCCGCCGATCCCCCTCAACGCTCAGCACGTCTTCCCTCAATGTGCCCATCATCCATCCGACCAACGACCGACGAGCAACGACCAACGACCAACGAGACGACCGACCCATCATCCTCTCCAGGCAGTCAAATTGCCATGCTCCACCGGTCAGCCCCCCTGCCTGGACGACCAGTCCAAAGCTCGGGGCTCTCCCCCAACCAGGCGCTCGTTATGCTTTGATGGTGCTTCCTTTACTCGtcccaagtaagtacgacACTGTCCGTTGATGCGAGGCTTTGGCCGAGAAAGGCGGTCAAATGACCTCCGGCAGCATGGGGTGCATATCGTGGGCTCTCACCCCCCTTGCCTCTACATGTAGGCGTCCGCTTGCACGATGGTGCTTGCACGATGGTGCTTGCACGATGGTGCTTGCACGATGGTGCTTGCACGACGCTGCCTGCACTGCGCAATTCGTCAGACGGCGAATCGCTGCTCGTGACGCCTCCGGACCTGCCAGCCCACCCAGTCCCCCCAAAGCATGACAAGTGCGCGCTGAAACCCAAACCGCGCGGCATTTTTCGCCGACGCACATGTTCCAATTCCGACCCCCGTCTCTAATGCAGAATGCTGAACCcatgcagtactgtacatcctcGGAGCTTTCGCAGGATAGCTGTCCCAAAACGCCGCCGCGCTGGTATCATCACGAAAGCCACGACGCGTCGTGCTCGGATGATACACCCCGTATTGCATAACCAATAATGAATTCATGTCCCGTGACACCGTGTCGCGCCTCCTGCTTCGCCGCCCCCCTTCGCCGTCCACCATCCGCCTCGCCAGAGGCCATCCACGACTCGCTAGTCGTCATCCGAGTCGATTTCGGCTTCGACGCGGATGAGATCCAGGAGCGAAGCGATGTACGGACTCTGTGGCACGTTGTCAACGCTTGTCCGCACGAGAGGTCCCGCGTAGGGTCGGTACTTACCAGTGCCTTGTTCTCCGCTAGAATCTCGAAGAGGCGCGCCTGCGTTGGTCGGAACAGTCGCTCGTTCCAACCGCCCCGTTCCGCGTTGCctttctgctgctgctgcatctTGACCAGCTCTTCCTCCACCTCCGTCTTCACCACGTTGCGCGCCAGGTTTCGCAGCACAAGCACCGCGCTGAGCGGGATCCCGGCCGCCTGCGGCGGAGCGTTGGGGTTACGCTCGTCgcgcgtcgtcatcgtctcctcGTACGTCACCGACAAGGTCCTCGCCGGGATCACCCAAGACTTGCCCGGACGCTTAGCCCGCGCGCCTGTGCTGGAGAGCATCGGCATGATGTGCGTGTTGATGTGTCGGCCAAAGTCCAGCAAGCGCATCTTGGTCGGGCGCTCGTGCCGGTTGCACTCGCCCCACGTGCACCGCGTCTCCCTCTCGGCGTTGACGAAATGTCCCTGTTCATTTCGCTTCTCGCCGAGGTGTGACGCCAGGATATGCTCCCACATCTGCTTTGCTGTGAGGAAAAACTGCCCGCATTTTTCGTTCTTCTTCTCCGGGTTCGTCGCCCACAGGCATCGACCGTATTCCGACCCGCCGAGGCTgagcggccgaggtcgcGGCCGAATGCCGTGGATGATGAACTTTTGCTGCGCCTCGCCGGGCTCGCGTAGCACCTGGGCGTTCGAGTTCTTGTACACCGACGTGCTGTTGCGTATGAAATCCGCCGGCGTGATCATCGATTTGCCGATCGCCTTCAGCGGCCCGACGAAGGCTGACTGGTACGCCTGCCAGGCGGCGAGCTGCGTTACGAATgattcgtcgtcttcttcgaaGAAACTCTTGATCCAGCGATGCACACGCTCCGGCTCCTCCAGCTGGACCATCTCCTGCAAAAGGTCGTCGGGAATGGGGGCGATCTCGTTCCGCGACGCCAGTTTCTGCTCCGGTTGAAGAATGAAATCTCTCTGCACCTTGCGAGCCCCGTGAGCCAAGAGGCGCATGAGGTGGCTCACGAGGTTTTCCGGTACCGTCGCCCGCACCAGCGTTTCCACgttggccacgacggccgtgtACTGGTACAGAAAGTCCAGGCAGGCATCGatcagctcgtcgtcgttgagcAGCAGCCAGTTCGTAATCCGCACCAGCGCCTCCGGCGTTACGTTGGGCAGCTTGTTGGTGGCCTCCAGGTTTACCGATATGCGTCCCAGCGCCCGGAGGGCCGTGAGGATGGTTCCGCGGTCATCCGATACCAGCTGGCCGAGCAACGTCTTGTAGAGAGGGTCGTCGGCACCCAATACCATGAATGGCGTCAGCTGCTCTGCTATGTCGAGCGCCATGTGCTTGATTTCGACAAGGGAGTCCTTGTTCGGCAGATGCATGACGATGCAGATGAGATCGAGCAACGGGCAGAAGCTGCACATGTTATGCGCATTCTCCGCCAGCGTGACCATGTTTCGAATCGTCAACATCGCCTCGGATATCAGCACTAGCTTGTCGGCGTGGTCCGCCGGCTGCAACACGTCGGGTACGTCTTTTTCCACGAGGTCCTGGATCCGCTCCAAGATGTCGGGCGTGCCGTTGTTGCCATCCAGGCAACCAATGTCCCCCGGGCAGTCGCCTTCGACCCAAGACATTGTCCAGTGAACATGGTAGTAGAGATTTCCGatctcgagcgccttctCCACGAGGCTTTCGGCAAGGCCCGGGAAGGCGTCGAATCGGAACTTGTCGCCGCGCTCGAAGGAAATCTTGACGAGGTGATTCAGGGCGAAGGCCTGCTCGGCGGGCAGGCCGGACCGGAGGGCGTTCAAACATCGCGTGTAGATGTTGGGCCCGTCAAAGCCAGCTGCGGAAAAAGTTAGCATGCGCCGTGTCACCCGAGACTCGTCGATATCGAGGGCACCTACTGCCTGGAAGCATCGGCTGTCGGCTGGaagcatcggcggcggcttgtCGATGCGGCAATCGTGGTCTCTGAAATTCCGTCGGAGCGTTGCTCGGAGTGGCCACCGGCC includes these proteins:
- a CDS encoding RSC complex subunit Rsc9, with protein sequence MTSTPQEVQMHTIDRTAEYEDFMTRLREYHAKRGTTLDPEPKVGMIHLDLFKVFNHIIACGGYDKVSEEKLAWRRMAAELGLFSNNEASTAFSLKEKFYKNLAAFEISTIHGKEPPPKEILEDVTAKGANLLTRTLDNFRIKRESNVNPTDSAASGDDGTPTRDQPVPPETTTVSSARASRGLREAPPQRVIFQPDTGPSRQTRNASSQHTTQNTASPAANHNHNQTTSQHTAMQPMHHGATPSRGPSIVHHPPNGENTSPMVLSYQPKHIKPLQLRPVATPSNAPTEFQRPRLPHRQAAADASSRQPMLPGTGFDGPNIYTRCLNALRSGLPAEQAFALNHLVKISFERGDKFRFDAFPGLAESLVEKALEIGNLYYHVHWTMSWVEGDCPGDIGCLDGNNGTPDILERIQDLVEKDVPDVLQPADHADKLVLISEAMLTIRNMVTLAENAHNMCSFCPLLDLICIVMHLPNKDSLVEIKHMALDIAEQLTPFMVLGADDPLYKTLLGQLVSDDRGTILTALRALGRISVNLEATNKLPNVTPEALVRITNWLLLNDDELIDACLDFLYQYTAVVANVETLVRATVPENLVSHLMRLLAHGARKVQRDFILQPEQKLASRNEIAPIPDDLLQEMVQLEEPERVHRWIKSFFEEDDESFVTQLAAWQAYQSAFVGPLKAIGKSMITPADFIRNSTSVYKNSNAQVLREPGEAQQKFIIHGIRPRPRPLSLGGSEYGRCLWATNPEKKNEKCGQFFLTAKQMWEHILASHLGEKRNEQGHFVNAERETRCTWGECNRHERPTKMRLLDFGRHINTHIMPMLSSTGARAKRPGKSWVIPARTLSVTYEETMTTRDERNPNAPPQAAGIPLSAVLVLRNLARNVVKTEVEEELVKMQQQQKGNAERGGWNERLFRPTQARLFEILAENKALSPYIASLLDLIRVEAEIDSDDD